In one Lysobacter alkalisoli genomic region, the following are encoded:
- the rpsA gene encoding 30S ribosomal protein S1, protein MTESFAELFEQSQQNLAKLKPGAIVTGTVVEVRGDVVVINAGLKSEGIVPIEQFRNDAGEIDVAEGDEVKVALDSIENGFGETVLSREKAKRAMVWDELEQALENNETITGRISGKVKGGFTVDIKDVRGFLPGSLVDVRPVRDSAYLEGKELEFKLIKLDRKRNNIVVSRRAVVESEYSVEREQLMEKLVEGAVLKGVVKNLTDYGAFVDLGGIDGLLHITDMAWKRVRHPSEVVEVGQELEVRVLKYDRERNRVSLGLKQLGEDPWDNIARRYPSQTRVFGKVSNVTDYGAFVEIEPGVEGLVHVSEMDWTNKNVNPSKMVQVGDEVEVMVLDVDEERRRISLGMKQVSNNPWETFAVIHKKGDKVEGQIKSITDFGIFIGLDGGIDGLVHLSDISWNTTGEDVVRNFKKGDTLEAVVLAVDPERERISLGLKQLEQDPLGQFMASNAKGSMLSGTVKEVDAKGAVIELADGVEGYIAARDIAAERVDDAGKHLKVGDPIEARFIGMDRKGRVMQLSIKAKDAAEMQEAVADYNRSNADAASGTTKLGALLREQLGNKSE, encoded by the coding sequence ATGACCGAATCATTTGCAGAACTGTTCGAGCAGAGCCAGCAGAACCTGGCGAAGCTGAAGCCCGGCGCCATCGTCACCGGTACCGTCGTCGAGGTCCGTGGCGACGTGGTCGTGATCAATGCCGGCCTCAAGTCCGAAGGCATCGTGCCGATCGAACAGTTCCGTAACGACGCCGGCGAGATCGACGTTGCCGAAGGCGACGAGGTCAAGGTCGCCCTCGACTCGATCGAGAACGGCTTCGGCGAAACCGTGCTGTCGCGCGAGAAGGCCAAGCGCGCGATGGTGTGGGACGAGCTCGAGCAGGCGCTCGAGAACAACGAGACCATCACCGGCCGCATCAGCGGCAAGGTCAAGGGCGGCTTCACTGTCGACATCAAGGACGTGCGCGGCTTCCTGCCGGGCTCGCTGGTCGACGTCCGTCCGGTCCGCGACTCCGCGTACCTGGAAGGCAAGGAGCTGGAGTTCAAGCTCATCAAGCTGGACCGCAAGCGCAACAACATCGTCGTCTCCCGCCGCGCGGTGGTCGAGAGCGAGTACAGCGTCGAGCGCGAGCAGCTGATGGAGAAGCTGGTCGAGGGCGCCGTCCTGAAGGGCGTCGTCAAGAACCTCACCGATTACGGTGCATTCGTCGACCTCGGCGGCATCGACGGCCTGCTGCACATCACCGACATGGCCTGGAAGCGCGTGCGCCATCCGTCCGAGGTGGTGGAAGTCGGCCAGGAGCTGGAAGTGCGCGTGCTCAAGTACGACCGCGAGCGCAACCGCGTCAGCCTGGGCCTCAAGCAGCTGGGCGAGGATCCGTGGGACAACATCGCCCGCCGTTACCCGTCGCAGACCCGCGTGTTCGGCAAGGTCTCCAACGTCACCGATTACGGCGCGTTCGTCGAGATCGAGCCGGGCGTCGAGGGCCTGGTGCACGTGTCCGAGATGGACTGGACCAACAAGAACGTCAACCCGTCGAAGATGGTGCAGGTCGGCGACGAGGTCGAGGTCATGGTCCTGGACGTCGACGAGGAGCGTCGCCGCATCTCGCTGGGCATGAAGCAGGTCAGCAACAACCCGTGGGAGACCTTCGCCGTCATCCACAAGAAGGGCGACAAGGTCGAGGGCCAGATCAAGTCGATCACCGACTTCGGCATCTTCATCGGCCTGGACGGCGGCATCGACGGCCTGGTCCACCTGTCCGACATCAGCTGGAACACCACCGGCGAGGACGTGGTCCGCAACTTCAAGAAGGGCGACACCCTGGAAGCCGTCGTGCTGGCGGTCGACCCGGAGCGCGAGCGCATCAGCCTCGGCCTGAAGCAGCTTGAGCAGGATCCGCTGGGCCAGTTCATGGCATCCAACGCCAAGGGCTCGATGCTTTCGGGCACCGTGAAGGAAGTCGACGCCAAGGGCGCCGTGATCGAGCTGGCCGATGGCGTGGAAGGCTATATCGCCGCCCGCGACATCGCCGCCGAGCGCGTCGACGACGCCGGCAAGCACCTCAAGGTCGGCGATCCGATCGAGGCGCGCTTCATCGGCATGGATCGCAAGGGCCGCGTGATGCAGCTGTCGATCAAGGCTAAGGATGCAGCGGAGATGCAGGAGGCCGTGGCCGACTACAACCGTTCCAATGCCGACGCCGCCAGCGGCACCACCAAGCTGGGTGCGCTGCTGCGCGAACAGCTGGGCAACAAGTCCGAGTGA
- the cmk gene encoding (d)CMP kinase encodes MNTDPRPSAAPDFSAPVLAIDGPSGSGKGTISRLVAQRLGWHYLDSGALYRAVGVAAGWADLDLDDHGALVRCTFDTEVGFRDDGRGELRVLVNGTDATDELRTETAGAAASAIAAIPEVRAALKDRQRRFRQLPGLVADGRDMGTVIFPDARFKVFLTASAEERAQRRYKQLNDKGVSVTLDGLLREILARDARDAQRAVAPLRPAEDAVHIDTTGVGIEDVVERVLEIVNP; translated from the coding sequence ATGAATACCGACCCCCGGCCCTCCGCCGCTCCTGATTTCTCTGCTCCGGTCCTTGCCATCGACGGTCCCTCCGGTTCCGGCAAGGGCACCATCAGCCGCCTGGTCGCCCAGCGCCTGGGCTGGCACTACCTGGATTCCGGTGCGCTGTACCGTGCCGTCGGCGTGGCCGCCGGCTGGGCCGACCTGGACCTGGACGATCATGGCGCGCTGGTGCGCTGCACCTTTGATACCGAGGTCGGCTTCCGGGACGATGGGCGGGGCGAACTGCGGGTGCTGGTCAACGGCACCGATGCCACCGACGAGTTGCGTACCGAAACCGCTGGCGCCGCGGCTTCGGCGATCGCCGCGATCCCCGAGGTCAGGGCCGCGCTGAAGGATCGTCAGCGCCGTTTCCGCCAGCTACCGGGCCTGGTCGCGGACGGGCGCGATATGGGAACGGTGATCTTCCCTGACGCCCGGTTCAAGGTGTTTTTGACGGCCAGCGCCGAGGAGCGGGCGCAGAGACGCTATAAGCAGTTGAATGACAAGGGGGTTTCGGTTACATTGGATGGTCTGCTAAGGGAGATTCTCGCCCGTGACGCCCGCGACGCCCAGCGCGCGGTGGCGCCGTTGAGGCCGGCCGAAGACGCCGTCCACATCGATACCACCGGTGTTGGCATCGAAGACGTCGTCGAGCGGGTGCTGGAAATCGTGAATCCGTAA
- the ykgO gene encoding type B 50S ribosomal protein L36, whose amino-acid sequence MKVLSSLKSAKTRHRDCKVVRRRGKVFVICKSNPRFKARQR is encoded by the coding sequence ATGAAGGTCCTGTCCTCCCTGAAGTCGGCGAAGACCCGTCACCGCGACTGCAAAGTCGTCCGCCGTCGCGGCAAGGTCTTCGTGATCTGCAAGTCGAACCCGCGTTTCAAGGCGCGCCAGCGCTGA
- a CDS encoding agmatine deiminase family protein, translated as MSSGLRFPAEWEPQSAILIAWPHAGTDWAERLGEVEETYIALVAAITRFQPVVICVADADVETYAEMRLRSNRVDMERVRFVEVGYDDTWLRDSGPVTLVSGAGHLKLLDFRFTGWGGKFEASRDDALVSELEKLKLFVNSSHQVIDFSLEGGAIETDGDGTLLTTWQCLHERHPEANRDELSRKLATWLNQDRVLWLDHGYLEGDDTDAHVDTLARFAGPDAIVYQACDDETDSHFDELKAMGEELAALRTKDGKPYRLFPLPWARPVIDDGRRLAASYANFLIINGAVLMPAYGDPADDKAAAVLAEAFTDREIVQVPCRPLIWQNGSLHCITMQLPHGLLG; from the coding sequence ATGTCTTCCGGATTGCGTTTTCCGGCGGAGTGGGAACCCCAGTCCGCCATTCTTATCGCCTGGCCGCATGCCGGTACCGACTGGGCCGAGCGCCTCGGAGAGGTCGAGGAAACCTATATCGCGCTGGTTGCGGCGATCACCCGCTTCCAGCCGGTGGTGATCTGCGTGGCCGACGCGGACGTGGAGACCTACGCCGAGATGCGCCTGCGCTCCAATCGCGTCGACATGGAGCGCGTCCGCTTCGTCGAGGTGGGCTATGACGACACCTGGCTGCGCGATTCCGGCCCGGTGACTCTTGTGTCCGGGGCCGGGCATCTCAAGCTGCTGGACTTTCGCTTCACCGGCTGGGGCGGCAAGTTCGAGGCCAGCCGTGATGACGCCTTGGTCAGCGAGCTTGAAAAGCTTAAGTTATTTGTCAACAGCAGCCATCAAGTCATTGATTTTTCGCTTGAAGGAGGCGCCATCGAGACCGACGGTGATGGCACCTTGCTGACCACCTGGCAATGCCTGCACGAACGCCATCCTGAGGCCAATCGCGATGAGTTGAGCAGAAAGCTGGCGACCTGGTTGAACCAGGATCGCGTGCTCTGGCTCGACCACGGCTATCTGGAAGGCGACGACACCGACGCCCATGTCGACACCCTCGCCCGCTTTGCCGGCCCGGATGCGATCGTCTATCAGGCCTGCGACGACGAAACCGACAGCCACTTCGACGAACTCAAGGCGATGGGCGAGGAACTGGCCGCGCTGCGCACGAAGGACGGCAAGCCCTACCGCCTGTTTCCGTTGCCGTGGGCGCGGCCGGTGATCGATGATGGGCGCCGCCTTGCTGCCAGCTACGCCAACTTCCTGATCATCAACGGCGCGGTGCTGATGCCGGCCTATGGAGATCCTGCCGACGACAAGGCCGCCGCCGTACTGGCCGAGGCATTCACTGATCGCGAGATCGTGCAGGTCCCGTGCCGGCCGCTGATCTGGCAGAACGGCAGCCTGCACTGCATCACGATGCAATTGCCGCACGGACTTCTGGGCTGA